The Brachypodium distachyon strain Bd21 chromosome 4, Brachypodium_distachyon_v3.0, whole genome shotgun sequence nucleotide sequence cCATGCCTAAAAAGCATATAGATACATGAAATAGAAAGTCagttaatatgagacggagggagtattagttttCTGTCATCGAATTTCCCAGAAACAAGGCTGGAAACTAGGAAGTTTCAAATAACCACAGGCCTGAAAGTGGTGTAGGTGGAACAAAATGAATGGTAATCAGAGTTTTCACATACCAAATAGTCAATGGGGAAAATTCCAAGGGAATATATAAATGCTGATGCACAATGATGGAAACTAATAAGCAATGAAACATACCAATTGTCTTGACTGGACGGATACCAGACCttctttcctcttcttctttctttttgagaacTTGATTGAACATAGATTAAATGCATTAGTGGAGAAAATCTAAGAAGTAACACACATGTAGAATTACGTACGAGGACCTTGAACAAACAGAACTCATGAATAAGATCTACAGTGGTGCAAACTAGATTAAAAGCTTCACAGAAGCAAAATGCATCCAGTATAATTGTATCTAAGAATACATTTATAACTGAATTTAAAGATAAAAACAGAAAGTTAGTTTACACACAGATTGGGTCATCACTTCCTTTTCTATATGACCGGGTGGACCTAGAGATATGTGTCACACCTGGGGTGACAAAGCGCTATCAGATCAGAGTCTTTCAAGTTGGGCATTCGAGTGGGCCTGGTTGTACAGTGTGGTCAGAGTCAGTGAGATGATAATGGAAAACTACAGAATAAACCTGAAAAGTTCAATATCGACCTTCCTTTCCCTGGTCCCCAATTCTAGAGGGTTCACACTAATAAACAAGTAAACAACTTCAGGTGCATATTATTCCTGTTTGAAAGGGGGCAACGACATTGTTGCTTACTCCTTTGAAATCAATTGAACATTCAAGAAAGCGAAATATCTGTATTGACATTCTAATTATCAACACAAAGCTAGGACTTCTTAAATTTAGGAACCGAAGGAGTGGTAGGCAGTACTTATGAGAGTGATGCACAAATAATTTCACGCAGTCACCAAACATCTTTGATTCacttaatgtttttttttgcaaatccAAGCTTTGCAATGATGACATAAGATAAATTACCAATATATGGAGAACATAGATATCACTACTGATAGACTTGTACTCCATGACATACTtagaaagaaaatgttgagAGCTATTGCTCTTTCTCATGAAGTAACATTCTGAATAAGCAATACACATAATGGGCAGCGAGTGGAGCTTAAGATCAAAAGCATAAGAACGGTTAGGAGTTGGAATCACAAGATACATACGTTCAACATTTTGCTTGACACGTTCACGTCTGGCCTCCAGCTCAGCCAATTCCTGTCAGTAGCAATACATCAGGACCAGATGAAATGGACATGCTGCTTCCCTTACTAAGTATGGAGAAGTAAATAGTATTGACAAAATTTTCAGATAACCATGTAACGGGCATGGTCTTACTCCTCACCTCTGGTGTTGGAGCTTTCTTCCTTTGGCCATTCAACCAGCAAATCCACTCAACTACAAGCACGGCACAACTATCAGATGGTGTCCACTCACTTGATAAAAATCCAAGTATATCAGCTCAAAATCAAGGCCGTAGACCATACATGCCTGCAAAAACATAGGTCAGTACATGTCAAATTGGGAAACTACAGATCTTCACAGGCCAAACAAGCAGGAGAAGCCGGAACCTGGAACAGTAGTCGGATCCCTGTCGCCCTTGAACTCCACCCAGCGCTTCTCCTTCACTGTCACACAATCAAGAAGCAGCAAAACCGTTACACCAAGATCATGCTCACAGAGGAGAACAAGGGCATCGAGATGGCAGGTACTTGTTGcgaagggaaaaaaagaaagatggaCAGGAATGGATGGCAAGAGACGGACGCGAGGACACATACTGgcgccgtcgacctcctcgACGCGGGAATAGTAGTGGTTCCCGGCCTTGTCGACGCCAATCTGCGTCCGCGACCGGAACATCTCCAGCATCCGCGCCATCAACCGCTTCGACATCGCTACGCCTTTGCCCACTCGCCGACTCGCCGGGGAACCGGTtgtcgcgccgcctcctcgtccgaAGGATTGGAGGATTTGGGGATGGGGAGAAGAGGTGCGGGTAAGGGCAAGTGTGTTCAGGTGAACTCTAGCAAATGCACAGGTTAATCGTGGTCCGTGGACGTCAGGAACTCACGATACGACTTTATACAAACTCGtgtagatttgtgcacttagATAGATCAAGTCAGCTCTCGTTTTTAGTGTCTGACCAAGGATGCCAATAGTTATTAGCCGGGTGCAGacaccaagagaaaaatgagatgtattgtgaaacaaatgagaaaaatatatacccGTTGTATTGTGGAATCGAGGGAGTACCTCCGCGTGGCCGCGTCGAcctgcagcgccgccgtcgTAGTAGGTGTTGGTTCGCCGAGGCCTGAGGGGACTGGCCGTCGCTGGGCGGCTGGGAGAAAAACCGGTGGGGAGAAGACGGGAGTCCTATGGGTTGCTTACCCAAGTGGAAAACGCCCAACTGAAAAATACTATTGTGGTTCTTACACGTGCCCCCTGCTGACGTGGCTatttggcccacatgtcagtggctatttggcccacatgtcaggtgccATGGtagactgttttttttttcaaaaacccccttgtccttttctttcttctccccaTCAACCCTTCACTCTCacctcttcccctctttcttCCCCCTTCCCCGAGCTCTCTCCCTCTGCCTCtgttctctctttctcccGAGCCACCCCCGCTCCTTCTCCCGAAGCCCGGTGAGCTAGCCTGCCCGCGCCCTCGCTCCGACGCCTGCCTCGCCCGGCGAGCTAGCCTGCCCGTGTCCTCGGTCTCCCAATGATCATGAGATGGGGAACAGAGAGCGCCTTGGCAAGGCTTCGGCCATTTCCATCGACCGTTGGAGCTCGCTGGCTTCCGCCGCGCCAGGCACTGCAAATCCGACCAGGAGAGGCGGCTCCCCTACTCCATGCCCGACCACTGTCCATCGTCACTGAAGGGAGAAGCCGAGGCCACGGAGACGAAGACCACCGTTCCTTGGCCGCGAACTCGTTGTAGGCCCCAGCGCGCCCTGGAACACCACGCGCAGCCCCGTCCCGTCCTGGCCACCACCGCCCGTGCTCACCTGGATCTGGTCGCGGCCGTGGATGTGCTTGCTGTTGGGCGCCGCAGGGCCGTTGACGCGCAGCGCGGCGCCGTTGACCCTCCTGGTCGTGGCGGGGACAAAGGACGATGAAGACCCCGAGGAGGAAGGCCTGGCGCGGTGGGTATTTCTGGGGAGGTGGAGGTGCTTGGAGAAGTGGAGCGAGGACGTGGAGGCCATAGATTTTCtgggaggtcggcggcggcaggggagaAAGGAGGAACTCGGGAAAGGGGGCCGGGGGAGAAGCtagaaaaggagagaggggTGACGGGGGAGAACAAAGAAAGAGGCAAGggtgtttttgcaaaaaattgtACACCTTggcacctgacatgtgggcctaAATAGCCACATCGGCAAGGGGCACGTGCTAGAACCACAATAGGACCTGTGCTGAACCACTTATGAAACTATTAGGACTAAAACGTGCAGTTTTAAAGAAGTAGGACTAACTTGGGACCTTTACCAAACAATTAGGACCTCTGATGTATTTTACCCATCTATTAATCTTGTTGAGTattgttgtaatataataaaatccttacatgggccggCCCGTAATCCTGCGTGGCGGCGACCAAGTTAACAAATCCCAAAGACCGGTCAAATCGCCAACAAGacatagccatgccaactaagcaCCGGTCAAAAGAGTCAAagagtcaagcctctcatgccatggtcaaaggagctagagtaggggccaagaaagCTCTAGGGATGAATTTACCACTttaccctcactttccctctccctcaagggtagccatggtcttttgtcatggacccctaggctataaatacccccccatggggcatgtatcattcactctccattggaataagatcaaaggggagagggctagagcaacctaaggagtccgctctcgagtgcttgggtcgaacttagtctcgactcgacctcggggacgcaacttaggaagcctagtttcgaagtttcgggccgtctagtacgacctcgactcgaagtagagggatcgggttagagtctcaagggtatcccaacctcaCTACTTGGaaagacaagttcggcccaagtccgaggcggcccctagagatctctccccataggtgatttgggaagacgagttcggcccaaacacccggctaacgaccccctcgaagcctctcctaacataggactaagtcgtgccCGCAAGGTTGactgaacctattcaaaaaatatcgacgtgtcaacttgtccaattatacggcgaccttcgctataaggccagcgtacaccccctacatactattctcgcatttgtgccatcgagcattggcaccccgtactcctgttgttttctagaacaacaacagtggcgccgaccgtggggaaccctcgccgcaattgaagatttgatGGCACCGACGAaacctacttcatcgggtgtccaacttgccgcgaaatctacacggttacaaacgaagaaaacaaacacctcgggggctcccgaggaaggagaaattcccaccaatccggacgtcaCCGCAAGCATGGGTGCGACGACGGAAGTCGTGGCCGCACCCCCGCTCCCGGCCGTCCCCGAAGGAGCCGAAGCACTCGGgaccgtcgtaggcggtccttcggtcctcaccgacgtggtggcaaggatcggcgagctaccTGCGGTTACCGCCCCCGCAAGGGACGCGGAACTTGGTATGCCTCGTTtgatgggcttcgcgccacctccCCTGCAACCGGTGGTAACcttgccctcggaacctacaagggaaacaatgtggcatcAGGAGGATCCACGCCggaaaaaccaaggagtcccggcttacgacccctccaacccgggacTACCTCCATTAGCGCtcgcccatggagctccttggtaccaCCCATATTGGGGACTTCCGCCGCATGGTGCTCTCCAAGTCGCGCACGCTCCGAACCAACCTCGCCTTGCGAgcgccccgcaagcgccccttgctccccccgccAAGGCCgaacaaggtggcaaccaagcTCCGCCTCAAGGTATGCCCCGCGGAGAACGAGATCCCAGCGTACAcggaaacgagcaagtggcggagtccggagccctcgccggcggtgaAAGAAATCCTCGCCGACGCTCTGACCCCCCAAGAAGACGTTGAGATCCCTCTCCGAGTGATCCTTCTAGCGATGAGAGCGACcccgacgaaggaggatctcgTCGTCGGAAAAACCAGAAGGGCCGACCATCTTTaacccgctcacgcgggagATCCAAAACGCGGCTTtcccgccaaggttcaagccgccgaCGATACGGCCATACGACGGAGAGTCCAACCCTCTTCATTTCCTGGACGtttactccaccgccatacgagcGGCGAGTGGAGGCCCcaccgagatgtgcaaccttttcccgctcgcgctcaccgggatggcacaaacttggttttataacctgcgaaAAAATTCCGTGCATTCATGGGAGCGTCTCCAGGAGGTCTTCATCGCAAACTTCCAGGGAAATTTCCAAGAACCCGTGCAAGCTCACGAGCTTTACGCTGTGAAACAAAGGCCGGGAGAGTCTCTCCAAAGCttcttccattgctttgcgaaggtccgaagccaaatcgccaacacGCCGTCGACGACTGTGATCGACgcttgcatgcaaggccttctccaaggagaagtggaTCGTGCTCTAAGTCGCAACCCTCCAAAGACGACCGAAGAGCTGTACCggatcttgcaagaatacgcaCGAGGCGAAGATGGAGACATCGCCAAAAAGGACGCACCACGCGGCGCTCCCGAAGGGACTCCTTCATCAGATCAGCCCCAAGCATCCGCACCAtcttccaagaggaagaggaggcgggggaagaaggcgcccGGCGATCAAGCTCGAAAGATCTTCACCGTTGAAGGGCAAAACTCGTCCCTAAAGACTTGgcagcccaagaagcctcCCCGCCCCGCCGAGGGAGGCGCCGGAAGATGCCTTATCTACAACTCGGCGAGCCATAGCACCGAAGAGTGTAATACCCTCGTCGCAGCTcgtgaagagttccaagcatGAATGCAATCCCGACGCAGGGACGAGAAGGCGCCCGAGGTTccgcgccccgccaacgtcctcCTTGCCGACCCTGCACCCAAGGAAGAGaacctcccgtttcaagaacccgctcaccatgtcggggtgatactcgggggctccgccacaggcTGGGGGTCAAAGaggcaacgcaaggagtacgtgcgcgaagtcaacgtcgttggaaccttcaccccaacaccaccacccaagtgggtgagtgtacccatttccttcaccgaagaagacggTAAGGGGACACGCTTCACGCACGATGACGCCCTCTTCATGACGGCCATCGTCTCAAATTGCGAGCTCAAGAAAATACtcgtggatggcggaagctccgccgacatcttgTACCTGAGCACGCTAAAGAAACTGATGAGGCCACAaggaggatacaagaacggttcCTTGCAACCGTCGCTTTACTCCCTAACCGGCTTCATCCCAGGCAAGTCCATCCAGCCGCTCggccaaattgagctcctcaagACCTTCGGAGATGCCACTAATCACCggaccgagctcgtgcgcttcgacgtggtggacatggaggcctccttcaatgccatccttgGCAGAACGACCTTGAACCGCCTCTGCGTtgccgtccaccacaacttcgtgtgcatgaagatcccaaGCCCGAAAGGCGTGATCACGGTCCGTGCTGAGCAATCCTCCGATAGGAAGACGTTATATCGCCACGAGACTAAGTGCGCCGAGAAGGGAGAAGCGTCCGAAAGTGTCCACATGCTCTCGGGCACGGGGGAGTCCAAGGCCGACCACCCAGAGTGCTACGTCCCTAAGCCCCTTCCCGAGGGAGAGCTTAAGGAGGTACGCCTCTCCGGCAATGATGCCACGCACATCGTGAAGATCGGGGCCGACCTCTCGATCGAACTCGAGAAGAAGCTCATCGACCTActccgggagaactccgaCCTTTTCGCTTGGTCTCcctccgacatgggaggagtatCACGCGACGTCACGGAACATCGACTCGCCGTAAGGCGCCCGTGAAGCAAAAACTCCGGAAACTCTCCACGGAGCGaagcgaggtcatcaagcaagaaattgtGAAGCTCTCCGAGGCCggactcatccgagaagtttggcaccccgagtggttggccaatccggtcttggtgaagaaaaccaacggcaagtggcggatttgtgtcgacttcaccgacTTGAACAAGGCGTGTCCCAAGGAAGACTACCCTCTCCCGCGGATCGACCAGctagtcgactccacggcgggatgtgagaggttgagcttcttggacgcctattcgggatatcaccaagtccacatggccaaggaagacgaagagaagaccagcttcatcactcccattggcaccttctgctatcgcagaatgccttttggtttgagaaacgcCGATGCGACATTCCAACGCCTcatcagcctcatcctcaaagagcaattggggagaaacgccgaagtctatgttgatgacgccgtcatcaaaagtcaagtGGCGAATACCCTTCCGAAGACTTGCAAGAAACCTTCAACAATCTCCGCAAAtacggcgtgaagctcaatctcgagaagtgcgcattcggagttcgaggaggaaaactcttgggtttcctcgtctcccaacgggggattgaggccaacccggaaaaaatccgggccatcccagagatggagcctcctcgctccgtcaaagacGTGCAGCGCCTAGCAGGGAGGATGGCGGCATtaggacgattcgtcgcccgatcAGCCGAGAAAGGTCTTCCTTTGTTCAAAGTCCTGAAGGGCCttaacaactttgagtggaccaacgaagctcaaagggccttcgagGAACTCAAAAGCTATTTGTCGACTCCTCCACTCCTCACGAGCCCGAAGCAGGGAGAACCTTTATTCCTGTACCTCGTTGCTACTCCGGTCGCCGTGAGTGCAGccctcgtgaaggaagaagatgggtcgcAATGCCCAGTGTactacgtgagcgaagctttcgaaggagcaaagggtcgatacacccagatcgaaaAGATCGCgcacgccctcctcatggcctctcggaagctccgtcattacttcatggggcacaccatcatggtgccgacGGCATTCCCACTCAaagaagtcttcggcaacaaggaggccaccgggagaatcgccaaatgggcaacggaactAGCTCCCTTCTCGCTGGAGTTCACCGC carries:
- the LOC100836394 gene encoding NADH dehydrogenase [ubiquinone] 1 alpha subcomplex assembly factor 2 translates to MSKRLMARMLEMFRSRTQIGVDKAGNHYYSRVEEVDGAMKEKRWVEFKGDRDPTTVPVEWICWLNGQRKKAPTPEELAELEARRERVKQNVELLKKKEEEERRSGIRPVKTIGKTESPNLRSFTQQFPGTSLDQKKGSEKVSNPDVATDGGDAMGANDRSSEPKGSGATFKPGTWQPPS